A single region of the Gadus morhua chromosome 5, gadMor3.0, whole genome shotgun sequence genome encodes:
- the LOC115544178 gene encoding dual specificity tyrosine-phosphorylation-regulated kinase 4 yields MCNLSRKNLFEVMNEREFRGLGTSQVRSHAISLVQSLQFLSRTGIIHCDLKPDNILVAEDDSEVIKVADFGASRLEHLNTYPVTQTLPYMCPEVILKNPFSKAIDMWSLGCILAELKTGEVLFDAWEKYELLLQMKKLLGAPPKGMLTKTTLQYVLSGTRYSRRMTRWRLSMALDTEDQLFLDFIQRCLTYKPAKRMTPDEAMQHPWIKERFQSPSSSADSSPHQSTNWEHMVDSTCNAAPSTSRAGPRPIGARGRRREGPLNNAGPTFMGT; encoded by the exons ATGTGTAATCTTTCCAGAAAGAACCTGTTTGAGGTGATGAACGAGAGAGAGTTCAGAGGGCTGGGCACCTCTCAGGTGAGGAGCCACGCCATCTCTCTGGTGCAGTCTCTCCAGTTCCTTAGTAGGACCGGCATCATCCACTGTGACCTGAAACCG GACAACATCCTGGTAGCAGAAGATGACTCAGAGGTCATAAAGGTGGCTGATTTTGGGGCAAGCCGTCTGGAACATCTTAACA CCTATCCTGTTACCCAGACACTGCCCTACATGTGCCCAGAAGTTATTCTGAAGAATCCCTTCAGCAAGGCCATTGACATGTGGAGTCTGGGCTGCATCTTAGCCGAGCTGAAGACCGGCGAGGTCCTATTTGACGCGTGGGAAAAGTACGAGCTGCTGCTGCAAATGAAGAAG CTGCTGGGTGCTCCCCCAAAGGGTATGCTGACGAAGACCACGCTCCAGTACGTGCTCTCTG GTACAAGATATAGCAGACGCATGACCAGGTGGCGTCTGTCTATGGCCCTGGACACGGAGGACCAACTCTTCCTTGACTTCATCCAGCGCTGTCTCAC ATACAAGCCGGCGAAGCGCATGACCCCGGATGAGGCCATGCAGCATCCCTGGATTAAGGAGCGCTTCCAGAGTCCCAGCTCCAGTGCAGACTCTTCTCCTCACCAGTCCACTAACTGGGAGCACATGGTGGACTCTACCTGCAACGCAGCCCCGTCCACCTCCAGAGCAGGACCTAGACCGATCGGAGccagaggcaggaggagggaggggccgCTGAATAATGCCGGTCCCACCTTCATGGGGACATGA